GCCGTCGCCAGCGCGGCACACCAGCAGTTCCCACAGCGGCTCCCCGCTATCCGCCTGCAGCGGACGGCGGTAAAAATCGGCTTCCCAGACGGCCATGGGCTTGCCAGGGGGGCGGCGCCTTTAACCTAGCAGCCCCCGCGCCGCGATCGCTGCTAGGCTACTCGCGGGAGCAGCGGCAGGCAGGCGGCATGGATCCCTCGCTTTCGCAATTCGGGCGTGAGATGGCCCAGCTCACCGGGGTGCGGGCCATCATGAAAGACATCATCGAGACCCTGCGCTCGGGGGGCGGGCGCGATTGGATCGACCTGAGCGCTGGCAATCCGGTCATTCTGCCCGAGCTGGAGCAGCTCTGGCGCGACTGCACCGCCGAGCTCACGGCCAGCTCGGCCTATGGTGAGGCGGTTTGCCGCTACGGCGCCTCCCAGGGCTACGAGCCACTGATCGAGGCCATCGTCGAGGATTTCAACCGCCGCTACGGCTGCAACCTCAGTGATCGCAACGTGCTGATCGCGCCAGGGTCGCAGGCACTCTATTTTTATGCGGCCAACGCCTTTGGCGGCTACGACGCCGACGGCCGGCTCAAACCCGTGCTGCTGCCGCTGAGCCCCGAATACACCGGCTACGAAGGGGTCAGCCTATATAAGGAGGTGCTGCAGGCGCAGGCGCCGGGGCTGGAGGTGGATGAAGCGGCCCACCGCTTCAAGTACCGCCCGGATCTGGACGGGCTGCCACTGGACGAGCAGACCGGCTGCCTGATGCTCTCGCGGCCCTGCAACCCCAGCGGGAACGTGCTCTCGGCGGACGAGCTGGCGCAGCTGGCGGATCGGGCGGCGGCCTACAACGTACCGGTGGTGGTCGATGCTGCCTATGCCTCGCCCTATCCGGGGCTGGACTACGAGCCGGCCCCGCCGCTGTTGCGCGACAACATCATCCACTGCCTGAGCCTCTCCAAGGCCGGTTTGCCGGGCGAGCGCGTGGGCATTGCCATCGGCCATCCCGACCTCATCCAAATCCTGGAGTCGTTCCAGACCAACCTGTGCATCCACTCGTCCCGCTACGGCCAGGCCATTGCCGCGCGCGCGATCACCTCGGGGCACTTGGGCGAGGTCTGCGAGCAAGTAGTGCGCCCGCACTACCGCCGCAAGTTCGAGCTGCTGGCCCAAACCCTGGATGCCACCATGCCCGATAGCATCCCCTGGTTCCTGCACCGCGGCGAGGGAGCGATTTTTGGCTGGCTGTGGTTCCGCGATTTGCCCGTTAGCGACTGGGACCTCTATCAGGAACTCAAAGCCGCCGATGTTATTGCCGTGCCCGGCAGCTCCTTTTTCCCAGGGTTGCGCCAGGCCTGGTCGCACAAGCAGCAGTGCGTGCGCGTGAGCTTGACCGCCAGCGAGGCCGACATCGAGCGGGGGACGCAGCGCCTGGCCGAGACCCTGCAGCGCGTCTATCGGCCGTCGGTGGCCCGCAGTACCCGGTAGCCCGAGCCGAGCGCGAGCCAGCATGCGCGAGCGCGACTGGTTGCGAATCGGCAAGGTAGTGGCGCCCCAGGGGCTCAAGGGCGAGCTGCGGGTTTATCCGCACTCGGATTTTCCCGAGCGCTTCCGCACGCCGGGAACGCGCTGGTTGCAGCTCCCCGGCGGCGACGAGCCCCACCCAGTGGAGCTGGAGTGGGGCCGCCCGCTGCCGGGCAAGGGGCTCTACGCCGTCAAGCTAGCCAGCATTGCCGATCGCGATGCGGCCGAGGCCGCGCGCGGGAGCAAGCTGCTGGTGCCGGCGGGCCATCGCCCCGAGCTAGCCGAAGGGGAGCACCACGTGGCCGATTTGGTGGGGCTGCGCGTCCGGCACCACCGCACGGGCGAGATGCTGGGCACCGTGACCGATTTTTTTGTGGTGGGGAACGAGCTGCTGCAGGTGCGCCTGGCGCAGCCGGCGGCCACCGTGCAGCGCGCCCAGCCCACCCGCACGGTGCTGGTGCCCTTTGTGCGCGCGATCGTACCCACCGTGGATGCGGCCGGGGGCTATTTGACTGTGGATCCGCCACCGGGGCTGCTGGATGCCGACTGGGGCTAGCGCCCGCACTAATACTACAGCCGCAGATCGGGAATCGGCCATCCATCTTGGCAATATACGACTACTGGAGTTGGGGAATCTCAACGGGCCAGCAGAGGCAACATCGCTTTACCGGTAGTTCCAGGTGCAAACCGCGGCTGTAGTACTAGGCATCCAAGCGGGCGTTGAGCGGCAAGAACGCGGTCAGGACTTCGCCTTGTACCGAGTGCTGCCGGACGGTGAGCTTGCCGCCCAAGGCCTGGAACAAGGTTTTGGCAACTTCTAGACTAAGGCTGAGGTCACCCGTTTCGGGGTGGAAGGTCAGCACCTGGCCCACGGATTGCTGCCGGTTGCCCGAGCGGCTCGCGGCTGCAGGTGCTGTCTCGGCTACTGGCGCTGGGGTCAGTAGCTGCAGCTTCAGCTGGCTTCCGGCAGTGACAATACAGAGGCGAACGCTGGCACCATCAGGCAGGCGGCCCATGGCCGCATCCATCAAGCCTGTCAGGGCCCGGTCGAGCAGTGCCGGCTCGGTCACGACCTGCGGCAGCATCTCGGGCTGCGATACCTCCAGGGCAATATTGCGGCGCTGGGCGCGCTCTTGCCAGCGCGGAATGCCGTCTTGGAGAAGCTGCTCCAGCGCAACTGGGGCGAGCTGGAGGGACCAGCGCGCGCGCTCGGGGCGCTCGCACTCGGCAGCTTGGAAGATTAGCTCCATGTGGTCGATGCGATCGCTGCATTCGCGATCGATGGCGCGCACGCGCTCGCGCGCGCCATCGCCCACGTCCTGGCGTTTGAGCAGCAGCCGGGCGAGCGTGCGAATCGTGGTCAGCGGCGTTCGAATCTCGTGAGTGAGCGCTTGCAACAGTTCGGTTTCGCTCGCGCCCGCAGCCGCCTCATTTGCGGCTTGGCGGCGGTGCAAGCCAGGCGAGGTCCCATCGCTCGCTCGCAGCGGGATGACCCGCGAGCGCTGGCGGCGGGGCGTTCCCCCTTTGGAACGCGCCTCTGGGGATGGGGGCTCGGGGAGGTTGGCTAGCAGCTGGCGGCTGAACTGCGCAACCGTGCGGTAGTGAGGGCAAGGGGGCTCAAAGCGCTCCCCCAGCGCTATCAACTGCTGGCCCCGCTCGACCGGTAGGGCTCGCAAGCGCAATTGCAACGTTGCCCAAGCTTGCTGCACCAGCTCAGGGTCAAAGGAAAAGCGGAAAGCGGCCGTTTCGACCTGGGTCTGCGCCAGGGTCATGACCAGGCCAAACTGGCGCGTTAGCACCAGGCAGAACCGCTCGCCGGCCAGCGGATCCTGGGGGGGCAGCGGCAGCTCCCGATCGCCACCGTCGCACTGCCAGGGGTCTGATGGGGGACAGGCGGGCAACTGTCGCTGGTTCCGCGCGGCCGCATCGCGACACGCTGGCGTTAGCATCCGCGTGACAACCGATGCCGGCAGCGATCGTCGATCGACGGCCGGCACCGGCCCCGATAGAACCACTCCCTGCCAGGTATCGGCTGCAGCCGGCTCCGCT
The genomic region above belongs to Cyanobacteria bacterium QS_8_64_29 and contains:
- a CDS encoding valine--pyruvate transaminase; the protein is MDPSLSQFGREMAQLTGVRAIMKDIIETLRSGGGRDWIDLSAGNPVILPELEQLWRDCTAELTASSAYGEAVCRYGASQGYEPLIEAIVEDFNRRYGCNLSDRNVLIAPGSQALYFYAANAFGGYDADGRLKPVLLPLSPEYTGYEGVSLYKEVLQAQAPGLEVDEAAHRFKYRPDLDGLPLDEQTGCLMLSRPCNPSGNVLSADELAQLADRAAAYNVPVVVDAAYASPYPGLDYEPAPPLLRDNIIHCLSLSKAGLPGERVGIAIGHPDLIQILESFQTNLCIHSSRYGQAIAARAITSGHLGEVCEQVVRPHYRRKFELLAQTLDATMPDSIPWFLHRGEGAIFGWLWFRDLPVSDWDLYQELKAADVIAVPGSSFFPGLRQAWSHKQQCVRVSLTASEADIERGTQRLAETLQRVYRPSVARSTR
- a CDS encoding ribosome maturation factor RimM, whose protein sequence is MRERDWLRIGKVVAPQGLKGELRVYPHSDFPERFRTPGTRWLQLPGGDEPHPVELEWGRPLPGKGLYAVKLASIADRDAAEAARGSKLLVPAGHRPELAEGEHHVADLVGLRVRHHRTGEMLGTVTDFFVVGNELLQVRLAQPAATVQRAQPTRTVLVPFVRAIVPTVDAAGGYLTVDPPPGLLDADWG
- a CDS encoding sensor histidine kinase, which produces MSVEGWPTLDNLLAAEADAEGTCGERSSSEAQRQWWGATVALERLLAGQAEPAAADTWQGVVLSGPVPAVDRRSLPASVVTRMLTPACRDAAARNQRQLPACPPSDPWQCDGGDRELPLPPQDPLAGERFCLVLTRQFGLVMTLAQTQVETAAFRFSFDPELVQQAWATLQLRLRALPVERGQQLIALGERFEPPCPHYRTVAQFSRQLLANLPEPPSPEARSKGGTPRRQRSRVIPLRASDGTSPGLHRRQAANEAAAGASETELLQALTHEIRTPLTTIRTLARLLLKRQDVGDGARERVRAIDRECSDRIDHMELIFQAAECERPERARWSLQLAPVALEQLLQDGIPRWQERAQRRNIALEVSQPEMLPQVVTEPALLDRALTGLMDAAMGRLPDGASVRLCIVTAGSQLKLQLLTPAPVAETAPAAASRSGNRQQSVGQVLTFHPETGDLSLSLEVAKTLFQALGGKLTVRQHSVQGEVLTAFLPLNARLDA